One Olsenella sp. oral taxon 807 DNA segment encodes these proteins:
- a CDS encoding toxin-antitoxin system HicB family antitoxin, producing MKTIEYYMGLPYRLEILPDPDEGGYVARYLDLPGCITVGDSMESVAKNAEDAKKEWLTAAMENGTQIAEPVDMAGYSGQFKLRIPKSLHRRLAEHSKEEGVSMNQYCVYLLSKNDALERV from the coding sequence ATGAAAACGATTGAGTATTATATGGGTCTTCCGTATCGCCTGGAAATCCTTCCGGATCCGGATGAAGGCGGCTATGTAGCGCGTTATCTGGATCTTCCTGGATGTATTACAGTTGGGGATTCCATGGAGAGCGTTGCAAAAAACGCCGAGGACGCAAAGAAGGAATGGCTGACTGCGGCCATGGAGAATGGCACCCAGATTGCAGAGCCAGTGGATATGGCAGGGTATTCAGGGCAGTTCAAGCTCCGTATCCCAAAGAGCCTTCACAGGAGGTTGGCTGAGCACTCCAAAGAAGAAGGAGTCAGCATGAATCAGTACTGTGTCTATCTGCTCTCCAAGAACGATGCGTTGGAGAGGGTATGA
- a CDS encoding type II toxin-antitoxin system HicA family toxin: MSRWDKLLSRILSLSKDMRFGELKKILESYGYEMNAPRSGGSHYTFRKPGKNPITIPKHEPVKKIYVDMVREVVEESAHEND, encoded by the coding sequence ATGTCCAGATGGGATAAATTACTGAGCAGGATCCTTTCGCTGTCGAAGGATATGCGATTTGGCGAATTGAAGAAGATCCTCGAAAGCTACGGCTACGAAATGAACGCACCAAGGAGCGGAGGCAGTCACTATACGTTCCGTAAGCCGGGGAAGAATCCGATCACAATTCCAAAGCATGAACCGGTCAAGAAGATATACGTCGATATGGTTCGAGAAGTAGTGGAGGAATCGGCACATGAAAACGATTGA